A window from Citrus sinensis cultivar Valencia sweet orange chromosome 3, DVS_A1.0, whole genome shotgun sequence encodes these proteins:
- the LOC102631155 gene encoding uncharacterized protein LOC102631155 isoform X1, with protein MVLVTHQLQGSYVAFPSRRLSWNKGLILRRCVTTVHMVGKKEQCLSWKRNFCLSVGTPHKCGVKVKSVKISFTAFKGSAQNDESGGRASGSKDPKNSVKLSYIPKESEETVTESSEAHNVPLSYASKTNESIAGSPAIRKLFKKWLTLLRTQSPSEEVDEVLGEEQPPREIPETNIEIHNKGRGEILKEALGQFWAVDATVKIPLLIFVPVFLAVNVAYGAEVSKELIPLWIFGPLIVALYIKMFQWLCALYVFSFKQTVKVIKNLPAACRYVAQGKLKEDVQVRVWDPINNLDKEQLFRKMLKEFKKWLTESYLDFVESIWPHYCRTIRFLKRAHLI; from the exons ATGGTATTGGTAACCCATCAGTTGCAG GGTTCATATGTGGCATTTCCCTCAAGGCGTTTATCATGGAACAAAGGGTTGATACTAAGGCGCTGTGTAACAACAGTTCACATGGTTGGCAAAAAAGAGCAGTGTTTATCATGGAAgcgtaatttttgtttaag TGTAGGGACTCCTCATAAATGTGGAGTGAAAGTTAAATCTGTGAAGATTTCATTCACAGCATTTAAAGGCAGTGCCCAAAATGATGAATCAGGAGGCAGAGCAAGTGGATCAAAGGATCCCAAGAATTCGGTTAAACTCTCATATATTCCAAAAGAGAGTGAGGAGACTGTAACTGAATCTTCAGAGGCACATAATGTTCCGCTTTCATATGCCTCCAAAACAAATGAGTCTATTGCAGGGTCCCCTGCTATTCGTaaattattcaagaaatggttGACATTGTTGCGCACTCAATCACCAAGCGAAGAGGTAGATGAAGTTTTGGGAGAAGAGCAGCCACCAAGGGAGATTCCAGAAACTAATATTGAGATTCATAACAAGGGAAGAGGTGAGATTCTAAAGGAAGCTTTGGGCCAATTTTGGGCTGTGGATGCAACAGTAAAGATACCCTTATTGATATT TGTACCAGTGTTCCTGGCAGTTAATGTTGCTTATGGGGCTGAAGTTTCAAAGGAGTTGATACCCTTATGGATATTCGGACCTCTAATTGTTGCTCTCTACATCAAGATGTTTCAATGGTTGTGTGCACTCTATGTCTTCAGCTTCAAGCAAACGGTTAAAGTAATTAAGAATTTGCCAGCAGCGTGTAGGTACGTCGCACAAGGGAAGCTCAAAGAAGATGTACAAGTTCGTGTATGGGATCCGATCAATAACTTGGATAAGGAACAGCTATTTAGAAAAATGctgaaagaatttaaaaagtgGCTAACAGAGAGTTACTTGGATTTCGTGGAATCAATCTGGCCGCATTATTGTAGAACAATCAGGTTCCTGAAGAGAGCTCATCTGATATAG
- the LOC102631155 gene encoding uncharacterized protein LOC102631155 isoform X2, with amino-acid sequence MISCTQGSYVAFPSRRLSWNKGLILRRCVTTVHMVGKKEQCLSWKRNFCLSVGTPHKCGVKVKSVKISFTAFKGSAQNDESGGRASGSKDPKNSVKLSYIPKESEETVTESSEAHNVPLSYASKTNESIAGSPAIRKLFKKWLTLLRTQSPSEEVDEVLGEEQPPREIPETNIEIHNKGRGEILKEALGQFWAVDATVKIPLLIFVPVFLAVNVAYGAEVSKELIPLWIFGPLIVALYIKMFQWLCALYVFSFKQTVKVIKNLPAACRYVAQGKLKEDVQVRVWDPINNLDKEQLFRKMLKEFKKWLTESYLDFVESIWPHYCRTIRFLKRAHLI; translated from the exons ATGATTTCATGTACACAG GGTTCATATGTGGCATTTCCCTCAAGGCGTTTATCATGGAACAAAGGGTTGATACTAAGGCGCTGTGTAACAACAGTTCACATGGTTGGCAAAAAAGAGCAGTGTTTATCATGGAAgcgtaatttttgtttaag TGTAGGGACTCCTCATAAATGTGGAGTGAAAGTTAAATCTGTGAAGATTTCATTCACAGCATTTAAAGGCAGTGCCCAAAATGATGAATCAGGAGGCAGAGCAAGTGGATCAAAGGATCCCAAGAATTCGGTTAAACTCTCATATATTCCAAAAGAGAGTGAGGAGACTGTAACTGAATCTTCAGAGGCACATAATGTTCCGCTTTCATATGCCTCCAAAACAAATGAGTCTATTGCAGGGTCCCCTGCTATTCGTaaattattcaagaaatggttGACATTGTTGCGCACTCAATCACCAAGCGAAGAGGTAGATGAAGTTTTGGGAGAAGAGCAGCCACCAAGGGAGATTCCAGAAACTAATATTGAGATTCATAACAAGGGAAGAGGTGAGATTCTAAAGGAAGCTTTGGGCCAATTTTGGGCTGTGGATGCAACAGTAAAGATACCCTTATTGATATT TGTACCAGTGTTCCTGGCAGTTAATGTTGCTTATGGGGCTGAAGTTTCAAAGGAGTTGATACCCTTATGGATATTCGGACCTCTAATTGTTGCTCTCTACATCAAGATGTTTCAATGGTTGTGTGCACTCTATGTCTTCAGCTTCAAGCAAACGGTTAAAGTAATTAAGAATTTGCCAGCAGCGTGTAGGTACGTCGCACAAGGGAAGCTCAAAGAAGATGTACAAGTTCGTGTATGGGATCCGATCAATAACTTGGATAAGGAACAGCTATTTAGAAAAATGctgaaagaatttaaaaagtgGCTAACAGAGAGTTACTTGGATTTCGTGGAATCAATCTGGCCGCATTATTGTAGAACAATCAGGTTCCTGAAGAGAGCTCATCTGATATAG
- the LOC102631465 gene encoding protein MODIFIER OF SNC1 1: protein MSSSMMTGERRWASVRRGGMTVLGKVAVPKPINLPSQKLENHGLDPNVEIVPKGTVSWGSRSSSSASNPWGSSTLSPKADGSTGSPSHLSGRPSSGGSGTRPSTGSSDRAHEPIANAWSSNSRPSSASGALTSSQTSAASLRPRSAETRPGSSQLSRFAEPLSENSGPWGMAGTAEKLGVASSKNDGFSLASGDFPTLGSEKDNSGKNMESQDLGSHSWPDSSSGGVVPEKDRIGTSIAGDVSLNVNLKSEVANTWKRDNNPYGEDGVRPSMEKWQADPQGPHPYPNAGIPHQHYEAWHGPPINNHPGGVWYRGPPGGPPGPPFGSPVPPGGFPMEPFHFYRPQIPANALGNPQPVPPPGAGPRAHHPKNGDMYRPPMPDAYMRPGMPMRPGFYPGRVAYEGYYGPPMGYRNSNERDVPFMGMAAGPHSYNRYSGQSAHDAGNSHGRSSACGPNVKALASEQVESGPYLDARGPYRVLLKQQDGWEGKDKEQKWEETVTAIASHVEKGDQQKLLSGDDDWREDYKKDEQMGLKRKAFGEEVSYRVSDHERGCSSVHVKVKSPKNMGNAKAVDDLSVKKLENVANASPEIPAGPKDSSLIQKIEGLNAKARASDGRYDLMSASSKEQQKNTSQAVNANSGEAATGSVHVGKNHATGTENPAAYEGSVAAGDQSSESTAISGPVISRRSTHGMHGRPDHRGKGRPSSQEADEWRRKSSVAESSTDMSVAHSESSNILIQDHPAKEGTVKLEFNPQGNDGGEPMPSMSEASDSQAQRAKMKELAKQRAKQRQEEEEERARDQRAKAFAKLEELNRRTQAVEGLTQKPEVVPSVAVLNKQEEFHSMAESTIVASKSGKSGSALVSHSNIAAEISESGTTRVEKSTVLSNEQLLERPKSGHKEFVGMRKHGESVPIKQDANDGDVFHHSNAPQVCDSSVSKQKRFNYNQKQNIPSEKNYSENFIATSATEPLKGNTDLTVNAAGSREVVANQIAPSCESTSSVNPNIMAESSTQQRRRNNRGGKKHKVEEASSGTTLPSMVSTETNILNKTSAESGKTKTSVSELDVISVQPLTDSNDASQSLELHLSSPSEENHVRANNQWKSQHSRRAARNAQTSKSSEKFHTNEAVIWAPVRSQNKAEVTDKSSHKSVVEASSVNSDSQVHNNSRNKRAEMERYVPKPVVKEMAQQGNGQQQPLASIADKTRSDEMDGKVDSGSQGVEGSQHAGFASGKKGIFLESKNGDHRQNKQGKVHGSWRQRASSESTVVQGLQDVHSSNTIRNVQKSVEHQRNQRPEVSLVKEQLKSSDEWSFDGWNMPENCDSSVPVNVVKDQGVIARGKRHQFKGHKGTGNNHDNDHKKTNSVDSDRLYVQSSIPVPETSQTDLPSALKENRATGDRSTSHWQPKPQASVASSQRGSRLNSGLNLGAEVGRSNKKDSTPQGGLPIPPQSGKETSEGVVQPHHGHSASIISKVEATSNVGHQEPKRERKIASAKGRPDSPNQVPGSLVENASPSNIDVRNEQQMPSGYRRNGNQNSRFNRGQESRGEWSLSVQDKQHTQPTNRDRQRHNAHYEYQPVGPYSNNRVNNFEGPKDASSNGGGKYRERGQSHSKRGGGNYHGRPSGTVRADGYD, encoded by the exons ATGTCTTCAAGTATGATGACTGGAGAGCGAAG GTGGGCCTCTGTAAGAAGAGGTGGCATGACTGTTCTGGGGAAAGTCGCTGTTCCAAAACCAATTAACCTACCCAGCCAAAA GTTAGAAAATCATGGACTTGACCCTAATGTGGAAATTGTGCCCAA GGGTACCGTTAGCTGGGGAAGTAGGTCATCTTCTTCTGCATCAAATCCATGGGGCTCCTCAACATTGTCTCCCAAAGCTGATGGCAGTACCGGCTCACCAAGCCATCTTAGCGGCCGCCCTTCATCTGGTGGTAGTGGCACTCGACCATCAACTGGGAGTAGTGATAGAGCCCATGAACCTATTGCTAATGCATGGAGTTCAAATTCTAGACCATCATCAGCTTCTGGTGCATTGACATCAAGTCAGACATCAGCTGCATCATTGCGTCCTCGAAGTGCTGAAACAAGACCTGGTAGCTCACAGTTGTCTCGGTTTGCCGAACCATTGTCTGAGAATTCAGGGCCTTGGGGTATGGCTGGGACGGCAGAAAAATTG GGGGTTGCATCCTCCAAGAATGATGGGTTTTCGCTGGCCTCTGGAGATTTTCCTACACTTGGTTCAGAAAAAGATAATTCTGGAAAGAACATGGAGTCACAAG ACCTTGGTTCTCACAGTTGGCCTGACTCATCCTCTGGTGGAGTAGTGCCAGAAAAAGATAGGATTGGAACCTCTATAGCTG GTGATGTTTCTTTAAATGTAAACTTGAAGAGTGAAGTTGCAAATACCTGGAAAAGGGACAATAATCCGTATGGTGAAGATGGAGTTAGGCCTAGTATGGAGAAGTGGCAAGCAGACCCCCAAGGACCCCATCCATACCCAAATGCTGGTATTCCCCATCAGCATTACGAGGCTTGGCATGGTCCTCcaataaataatcatccagGAGGTGTTTGGTATAGAGGACCTCCAGGGGGCCCTCCAGGTCCTCCATTTGGGTCCCCAGTTCCTCCTGGGGGCTTCCCTATGGaaccatttcatttttatcgTCCCCAGATTCCAGCTAATGCTCTTGGTAATCCACAGCCAGTTCCTCCACCAGGAGCCGGACCAAGGGCACACCATCCCAAAAATGGAGATATGTACAGACCTCCTATGCCTGATGCTTATATGCGCCCGGGTATGCCTATGAGGCCTGGCTTTTATCCTGGTCGTGTAGCCTATGAGGGCTACTATGGGCCTCCAATGGGCTATCGTAATTCCAACGAACGAGATGTACCATTTATGGGAATGGCGGCTGGCCCCCATTCTTATAACAGATACTCAGGCCAAAGTGCTCATGATGCTGGCAATTCCCATGGCAGATCCAGTGCATGTGGTCCTAATGTCAAAGCATTGGCTTCAGAACAAGTGGAATCTGGTCCTTATCTTGATGCTCGAGGACCGTATAGAGTTCTTTTGAAGCAACAAGATGGTTGGGAGGGGAAGGACAAAGAACAGAAGTGGGAAGAAACTGTAACGGCCATTGCATCACATGTTGAGAAGGGTGACCAACAGAAACTGTTGTCAGGGGATGATGATTGGAGAGAAGATTATAAAAAGGATGAACAGATGGGTTTAAAAAGAAAGGCATTTGGTGAAGAAGTATCCTATCGGGTGTCTGACCATGAGCGAGGTTGTTCATCTGTGCATGTCAAAGTTAAATCTCCAAAAAATATGGGAAATGCAAAGGCAGTGGATGACCTTTCTGTGAAGAAGCTGGAAAATGTGGCAAATGCTTCCCCAGAGATCCCAGCTGGACCCAAAGATTCCAGTCTGATTCAGAAGATTGAGGGTTTAAATGCAAAGGCGCGTGCTTCAGATGGAAGATATGATCTGATGTCTGCTTCCAGTAAGGAGCAGCAGAAGAATACATCACAAGCTGTTAATGCTAATTCTGGTGAAGCTGCTACTGGATCTGTACATGTAGGGAAAAATCACGCCACTGGAACTGAAAATCCTGCTGCTTATGAAGGCAGTGTTGCCGCTGGAGATCAGAGCTCGGAGTCAACAGCCATCAGTGGACCGGTTATCTCCAG GAGATCTACTCATGGTATGCATGGCAGACCTGATCACCGTGGCAAAGGGAGACCTAGTTCTCAAGAGGCTGATGAGTGGCGGAGAAAATCTTCTGTTGCAGAGTCTTCAACTGACATGTCTGTTGCACATTCTGAAAGTTCTAATATTCTCATTCAAGACCATCCAGCAAAGGAAGGTACGGTTAAGTTGGAGTTTAATCCTCAAGGTAACGATGGGGGTGAGCCGATGCCATCCATGTCTGAAGCCAGTGATAGCCAGGCTCAG CGTGCTAAAATGAAAGAACTAGCCAAGCAGCGTGCCAAACAACGTCaggaggaggaggaagaaCGAGCAAGAGACCAGAGGGCCAAGGCTTTTGCCAAATTGGAGGAACTAAACAGGCGTACACAAGCGGTGGAAGGCTTAACTCAGAAGCCGGAGGTCGTCCCCAGTGTTGCTGTCCTGAATAAACAAGAAGAATTTCATTCTATGGCTGAATCAACCATAGTTGCTAGCAAATCTGGAAAATCAGGTTCAGCTTTGGTTTCACACTCGAATATTGCTGCAGAAATTAGTGAAAGTGGCACTACGAGAGTTGAAAAATCTACAGTTTTGTCCAATGAGCAACTTCTAGAGAGACCAAAGAGTGGCCACAAGGAATTTGTTGGAATGCGCAAACACGGTGAATCTGTGCCCATAAAGCAGGATGCTAATGATGGTGATGTTTTTCACCATAGCAATGCTCCACAGGTTTGTGACAGCAGTGTCTCTAAGCAGAAGCGCTTCAACTATAATCAAAAGCAGAATATTCCATCTGAAAAGAATTACTCTGAGAATTTTATTGCTACTAGTGCAACTGAGCCTCTGAAGGGCAATACTGATTTAACAGTAAATGCTGCTGGATCTCGGGAGGTTGTTGCTAATCAAATTGCTCCTAGCTGTGAGTCAACTTCATCTGTGAACCCAAATATCATGGCTGAGTCCTCTACACAACAAAGGAGGAGAAATAACAGGGGTGGCAAGAAGCACAAAGTGGAGGAGGCATCATCTGGGACCACCTTACCTTCTATGGTATCGACAGAAACAAATATTCTGAATAAGACTTCGGCTGAAAGTGGTAAGACTAAGACTTCTGTATCTGAGTTGGATGTCATTTCAGTTCAACCACTGACTGATTCAAATGATGCAAGTCAGTCTTTAGAGCTGCACTTATCTTCACCTAGTGAAGAAAACCATGTTAGAGCAAATAACCAGTGGAAATCTCAGCATTCTCGTAGGGCAGCACGAAATGCACAAACTAGTAAATCGTCGGAGAAATTCCACACCAATGAAGCTGTTATCTGGGCACCTGTGCGATCTCAGAACAAAGCTGAGGTGACTGATAAATCCAGCCACAAATCCGTTGTTGAGGCTTCATCTGTAAACAGCGATAGTCAAGTGCATAATAATTCAAGAAACAAGAGGGCTGAAATGGAGAGGTACGTTCCAAAGCCTGTGGTCAAAGAAATGGCTCAGCAGGGTAATGGTCAACAACAACCACTGGCTTCTATAGCTGATAAGACTAGGTCAGATGAGATGGATGGAAAAGTAGATTCTGGGTCTCAGGGTGTGGAAGGTTCACAACATGCCGGGTTTGCTAGTGGAAAGAAAGGGATTTTCTTGGAGTCTAAGAATGGGGATCATAGGCAGAATAAACAAGGGAAAGTTCATGGATCATGGCGCCAGCGGGCTTCATCAGAGTCAACCGTTGTGCAGGGTTTGCAAGATGTACATTCTTCGAACACCATTAGAAATGTTCAAAAGTCGGTTGAGCATCAGCGAAACCAGAGGCCTGAAGTAAGCTTAGTAAAAGAGCAGCTGAAGTCTTCTGATGAATGGAGTTTTGATGGCTGGAACATGCCTGAAAATTGTGACTCATCTGTACCAGTCAATGTTGTCAAAGATCAGGGAGTGATAGCCAGAGGAAAGCGGCATCAGTTCAAGGGACACAAAGGCACTGGAAATAATCATGATAATGACCACAAGAAGACTAATAGTGTGGACAGTGACCGACTTTATGTGCAATCTTCAATACCTGTGCCTGAGACAAGTCAAACAGACTTACCTTCTGCTTTGAAGGAAAATCGTGCTACAGGGGATCGATCAACCTCTCACTGGCAACCAAAGCCACAGGCATCTGTTGCATCTAGTCAACGAGGAAGCAGGCTCAACAGTGGTCTAAATCTTGGGGCTGAAGTTGGCAGGTCTAACAAAAAGGATTCCACTCCCCAGGGTGGGCTGCCAATCCCACCTCAATCAGGCAAGGAGACCAGTGAAGGCGTAGTTCAGCCTCACCATGGTCACTCTGCCTCTATAATAAGCAAAGTGGAAGCCACATCAAATGTTGGCCATCAAGAACCCAAGAGAGAAAGGAAGATAGCATCAGCCAAAGGACGCCCAGACTCCCCAAACCAAGTCCCTGGTAGTCTAGTTGAAAATGCTTCTCCATCAAATATAGATGTTCGGAATGAGCAACAAATGCCTTCAGGGTACCGTCGGAATGGAAACCAGAATAGCCGTTTTAATAGAGGACAAGAATCTCGTGGAGAATGGAGCTTATCTGTACAAGATAAGCAACATACCCAACCTACAAACCGGGACAGGCAGAGACACAATGCTCATTACGAGTACCAGCCAGTTGGACCTTACAGTAATAATAGAGTAAATAACTTTGAAGGACCGAAGGATGCTTCTAGTAATGGAGGTGGTAAATATAGAGAGAGGGGTCAAAGTCACTCAAAGCGTGGTGGAGGGAATTACCATGGAAGGCCAAGTGGCACTGTTCGAGCTGATGGTTATGATTAG
- the LOC102607240 gene encoding probable apyrase 7: protein MESEPKSPSKQKLSITEFSLFKWVFKFCTVVLAVVLLIVGVYCVFEKGRAYNVVSGSYYTVVVDCGSTGTRVNVYEWKKRGVESENLPVLVGTYPDNSTKSLLRKSSCQYHCLQTEPGLDKLVGNASGIRASLEPLILWAEWLVPLERQEETPIFVLATAGLRRLTVEDARWVLDDVEAVVKEHSFMYEKSWIRVLSGKEEAYYGWVALNYKMGSLGNSSITPTLGLLDLGGSSLQIVMEDDGTGNDEHLIRSEIGSIEHRVLAYSLQEFGLNAAFDRAVAMLSQVQMPREGAGDRLEIRHPCLSSELLQNYTCNGCVGQNVADRKLSKVKKTAFTSTYLAGEPNWDNCKGIARAVAINSSNLDWSLPTGDVNCKASLSSSDSRKILNSTAVNHQTERFHALSGFFVVYNKLNLSSGANLTRILDRGQQLCSRSWIDLKKATGHQNYTGQYCFQVPYMTSLIQEALCLGDAEIIFGPADLSWTLGAVLVEGKYLWQSSTRAQTSFSLLKNTGLMSSPIFVFVFLLFLLFIVYCGQIKLPMPGRKGPAVVASLPSYIHPKRRPN from the exons ATGGAATCGGAACCCAAATCCCCTTCAAAACAGAAACTCTCAATCACTgaattctctttatttaaatgggtatttaaattttgtacaGTTGTATTAGCTGtagttttgttaattgttgGTGTTTATTGTGTGTTTGAAAAAGGGAGGGCTTATAATGTAGTAAGTGGGTCGTACTATACTGTTGTTGTAGATTGTGGAAGCACTGGAACACGAGTGAACGTGTATGAGTGGAAAAAGAGAGGTGTAGAAAGTGAGAATTTGCCAGTTTTGGTTGGTACTTATCCAGATAACTCGACCAAGAGTTTGCTTCGGAAAAGTTCTTGCCAGTACCATTGTCTGCAGACTGAGCCTGGTTTAGATAAGCTAGTCGGTAATGCTTCAGGAATAAGGGCGTCTTTGGAGCCATTGATTTTGTGGGCAGAATGGTTGGTACCTCTTGAGAGACAAGAAGAGACTCCTATATTTGTTCTGGCTACTGCTGGACTAAGAAGGTTGACTGTTGAGGATGCCAGATGGGTTTTGGATGATGTGGAAGCTGTTGTAAAGGAACACTCATTTATGTATGAAAAAAGTTGGATAAGGGTTTTGAGTGGGAAAGAGGAAGCTTACTATGGCTGGGTTgctttgaattataaaatggGGAGTCTTGGAAATTCATCAATTACTCCAACCTTGGGGCTTCTTGATCTGGGAGGTTCATCCCTGCAGATTGTGATGGAAGATGATGGCACAGGAAATGATGAGCACTTAATAAGATCAGAGATTGGCTCTATTGAACATCGGGTATTAGCATACTCTCTACAGGAGTTTGGTTTGAATGCAGCATTTGATAGGGCAGTTGCTATGCTCAGCCAAGTGCAGATGCCCAGAGAAGGTGCAGGGGACAGACTTGAAATCAGGCATCCTTGTCTCAGTTCTGAacttttgcaaaattataCTTGCAATGGTTGTGTTGGACAAAATGTTGCTGATAGAAAATTGAGTAAAGTGAAGAAGACTGCATTCACTTCTACTTATCTGGCTGGAGAGCCAAATTGGGACAATTGCAAGGGGATTGCCAGGGCTGTTGCCATCAACTCAAGCAATTTAGATTGGTCACTGCCTACGGGGGATGTAAACTGCAAAGCCAGCTTGTCGTCTTCTGACA GCAGAAAGATACTTAATTCGACAGCTGTCAACCACCAAACTGAGCGCTTTCATGCTTTATCAGGATTTTTTGTTGTCTACAACAAACTAAACTTGAGTTCAGGAGCCAATTTGACAAGAATTTTGGACAGAGGCCAGCAGTTATGTTCAAGATCATGGATTGATTTGAAGAAAGCCACCGGACACCAAAATTATACCGGACAATATTGTTTTCAGGTGCCTTATATGACATCACTCATTCAGGAAGCTCTGTGTCTTGGTGATGCTGAGATTATATTTGGTCCTGCGGATCTTTCTTGGACGTTAGGTGCTGTGCTGGTTGAGGGGAAATATTTATGGCAAAGCAGTACCAGAGCTCAAACATCCTTTTCACTTCTCAAGAACACGGGGCTCATGTCATCtcccatttttgtttttgttttcctaCTCTTTCTTCTATTTATTGTATATTGTGGTCAAATCAAGCTGCCTATGCCAGGCAGGAAGGGTCCTGCTGTTGTGGCATCTTTGCCATCTTATATTCATCCAAAACGACGGcctaactaa